Proteins encoded together in one Calditrichota bacterium window:
- a CDS encoding Glu/Leu/Phe/Val dehydrogenase translates to MQPTTAFENAMKQFDQAAALLKLTASQTAMIKQPRKCVEVTLPIRMDDGTIQTFTGYRVQHNIARGPAKGGVRYHPDVNLDEVKALAFWMTFKCAVANIPMGGGKGGIIVDPKKLSLGELERLSRRYFSELEDMFGPDRDVPAPDVNTNPQVMAWFMDTYSMHKRDTLPAVVTGKPIEIGGSRGRVLATAMGLLFAVRRAIAAHGEKMEGQTVAVQGFGNVGGNAAWLLHKDGCKIIAISDQYGAYHNPDGIDVSAAMKYSEQHGGLKKFESSKLAKKMENPADLLELKVDILAPCALELVITGKNANKIKARYVAEGANGPLDAHADDVLNKKGIFVIPDILCNAGGVIVSYFEWVQNRMGYYWPVERVDQELEIAMNTAFDSVYDTYLKYNCSMRVAAFVLSISRVSHASEMRGLYA, encoded by the coding sequence TTGCAACCGACGACTGCATTTGAAAATGCTATGAAGCAGTTTGACCAGGCTGCCGCATTGCTCAAGCTGACCGCAAGCCAAACCGCCATGATTAAGCAGCCGCGAAAGTGCGTGGAAGTGACATTGCCGATCCGCATGGACGACGGCACAATTCAGACTTTCACTGGATATCGTGTGCAGCACAATATCGCGCGCGGACCGGCCAAGGGCGGCGTGCGTTACCATCCGGACGTCAATCTTGATGAAGTCAAGGCGCTTGCTTTCTGGATGACTTTCAAATGTGCTGTCGCGAATATTCCGATGGGCGGCGGTAAGGGCGGCATCATCGTGGACCCGAAAAAACTTTCTTTGGGTGAATTGGAACGACTCTCGCGTCGCTATTTCTCCGAGCTTGAAGACATGTTCGGCCCCGACCGCGACGTTCCCGCTCCGGACGTGAACACGAATCCTCAGGTCATGGCATGGTTCATGGATACTTACTCCATGCACAAGCGTGACACTCTGCCCGCCGTTGTGACCGGCAAGCCGATTGAAATCGGAGGCAGCCGCGGTCGTGTTTTGGCCACAGCCATGGGATTGCTCTTCGCGGTTCGCCGCGCCATTGCAGCGCACGGAGAGAAGATGGAAGGCCAGACGGTTGCCGTTCAAGGTTTTGGCAACGTCGGCGGCAATGCCGCATGGCTTTTGCACAAAGACGGATGTAAAATCATCGCGATTTCTGATCAATACGGTGCCTACCACAATCCGGACGGGATTGATGTTTCAGCGGCCATGAAGTATTCGGAGCAGCATGGCGGACTCAAGAAGTTTGAATCCTCCAAGCTCGCCAAGAAGATGGAAAATCCGGCCGATTTGCTCGAACTAAAAGTCGACATCCTTGCTCCATGTGCGTTGGAACTGGTCATCACCGGCAAGAACGCAAACAAGATCAAGGCTCGTTATGTTGCAGAAGGCGCAAATGGACCGCTCGATGCACATGCAGATGATGTCTTGAACAAAAAGGGTATCTTCGTGATCCCCGATATTCTCTGTAACGCTGGCGGCGTAATTGTCAGTTACTTTGAATGGGTGCAAAACCGCATGGGCTACTACTGGCCGGTTGAGCGAGTGGATCAGGAGCTTGAAATTGCGATGAACACCGCATTTGATTCAGTGTACGACACGTATTTGAAGTATAACTGTTCAATGCGTGTTGCGGCCTTCGTACTCTCAATTAGCCGCGTGTCACACGCGTCCGAAATGCGCGGTTTGTACGCCTAA
- a CDS encoding thiamine diphosphokinase, with product MSKTERIGTLLPSEFDALIVANGSLPNRELLLQAVGRSRHIVAVDGGIRHLRGINIPPDIVIGDLDSAAHEDITWARRRRAHVLFRESQESSDIDKVLALCKQRKWRTVAVAAIEGSRPDHFLYGISKVISTPGLTTTFLFRRAVGLTMKGRSSREVVLRKNSVFSWIAMDSATGVTLTGAKWPLRNAALSVDARQSLSNTSLGGVVSFSQRSGKSLIIIPIGKV from the coding sequence GTGAGCAAAACGGAGCGAATCGGAACTCTGTTACCTTCCGAGTTCGACGCGCTGATTGTCGCTAACGGCAGCCTGCCGAACAGGGAACTTCTCCTTCAAGCGGTGGGCCGGAGTCGGCACATTGTTGCTGTCGATGGTGGAATCCGCCACCTACGTGGAATAAACATTCCGCCTGACATCGTTATTGGTGATCTCGATAGTGCCGCACATGAAGACATCACGTGGGCTCGCCGCCGGCGAGCCCACGTTCTTTTTCGGGAGAGTCAGGAGTCGTCGGACATTGACAAAGTGCTCGCACTATGCAAGCAACGGAAGTGGCGGACCGTCGCAGTCGCGGCAATTGAAGGCAGCAGGCCGGATCATTTCCTTTATGGCATCAGCAAGGTCATCTCGACTCCGGGACTGACGACGACATTTCTCTTTCGCCGTGCCGTTGGACTGACGATGAAGGGCCGGTCTTCACGGGAAGTCGTGCTGCGAAAAAACTCCGTCTTCTCTTGGATCGCGATGGATAGCGCGACTGGAGTTACCTTAACCGGGGCAAAATGGCCGTTGCGCAATGCCGCACTTAGTGTCGATGCACGACAAAGCTTGTCGAATACGTCGCTTGGCGGCGTCGTTTCCTTTTCACAGCGCTCGGGAAAATCCCTGATCATCATTCCTATTGGCAAAGTATGA